From the genome of Geminocystis herdmanii PCC 6308, one region includes:
- a CDS encoding MoaD/ThiS family protein, protein MKVQSSIECSATNVQELIDALEANCPGIKARLCDEQGAPRRFLNFYVNSEDIRFLDNVATPLTDGDEVSIVPAVAGG, encoded by the coding sequence ATTAAAGTTCAAAGTTCGATCGAATGTAGTGCAACTAATGTTCAAGAATTGATTGATGCCTTAGAAGCGAATTGCCCCGGAATTAAAGCTCGTTTATGTGACGAACAAGGTGCACCTCGTCGCTTCCTCAATTTCTATGTTAATAGTGAGGATATTCGCTTTTTAGATAATGTGGCAACTCCTTTAACCGATGGTGATGAAGTTAGTATTGTACCTGCGGTTGCTGGGGGCTAA
- the clpS gene encoding ATP-dependent Clp protease adapter ClpS has product MGTQVIDKPTEKSATKRKHDSGYRVLLHNDSFNSMEYVVQVLMETVGMNEPQAVSVMMETHTNGIGLVTTCALEHAEFYCETLKSHGLTSTIEPAE; this is encoded by the coding sequence ATGGGAACTCAAGTAATTGATAAACCTACAGAAAAATCAGCAACTAAACGCAAACATGACTCAGGTTACAGAGTATTGTTACACAACGACAGTTTTAATAGTATGGAATATGTAGTGCAAGTATTAATGGAAACTGTCGGCATGAATGAACCTCAAGCCGTTAGCGTCATGATGGAAACCCATACTAACGGTATTGGCTTAGTGACTACCTGTGCTTTAGAACACGCAGAATTTTACTGTGAAACTTTAAAAAGTCACGGTTTAACAAGCACGATCGAACCTGCGGAATAA
- a CDS encoding aspartate aminotransferase family protein — protein sequence MNTAILESTINTGFDRDTFNTYVMNTYGRFPITIEKGKGCKLWDTEGKEYLDFVAGIATCTLGHAHPALVEAVTKQIQQLHHISNFYYTEQQGQLAKWIVEHSCADKVFFCNSGAEANEAAIKLVRKYAHTVLEFLEQPVILTAKSSFHGRTLATVTATGQPKYQKHFEPLVPGFEYVPYNDIIAIEEAITNIDEGDRRVAAIMIEPLQGEGGVIPGDLDYFLRLRKICDDTGILLVFDEVQTGVGRTGKMWGHENLGVEPDIFTSAKGLAGGIPIGAMMCKASCDVFEPGNHASTFGGNPFVCAAGLAVLQTLEKDNILQNVQARGEQLRTKLRSIVSKYPKIFSEVRGWGLIDGIEIERDFDLTSVDIVKKAMENGLLLAPAGPKVLRFVPPLIVSAEEIDRASEILESTIASLVI from the coding sequence GTGAACACAGCAATATTAGAATCGACTATAAATACTGGTTTCGATCGAGATACATTCAACACCTATGTAATGAACACTTACGGGCGTTTTCCCATTACGATCGAAAAGGGTAAGGGTTGTAAATTATGGGATACCGAAGGAAAAGAATATCTCGACTTTGTCGCAGGTATTGCAACCTGTACTCTTGGTCATGCACATCCTGCCTTAGTAGAAGCCGTAACCAAACAAATTCAGCAGTTACACCATATATCTAACTTTTACTATACAGAACAACAAGGACAGTTAGCAAAATGGATTGTCGAACATTCCTGCGCTGATAAGGTATTTTTCTGTAATTCTGGTGCAGAAGCCAACGAAGCCGCTATAAAATTAGTGCGTAAATATGCCCATACCGTACTAGAATTTTTAGAACAACCTGTGATTCTTACCGCTAAATCGAGTTTTCATGGACGCACATTGGCAACCGTTACGGCGACAGGGCAACCTAAATATCAAAAACATTTTGAGCCTCTCGTTCCGGGTTTCGAGTATGTTCCCTATAATGATATTATCGCCATCGAAGAAGCGATTACGAATATCGATGAGGGCGATCGAAGAGTAGCCGCAATCATGATTGAACCACTACAAGGAGAAGGAGGAGTCATCCCCGGTGATTTAGATTATTTCCTACGGTTACGCAAAATTTGCGATGATACGGGTATTTTATTAGTATTTGATGAAGTACAAACAGGAGTCGGTAGAACGGGTAAAATGTGGGGGCATGAAAATTTGGGAGTTGAGCCGGATATTTTCACCTCAGCCAAAGGTTTAGCAGGTGGTATTCCCATTGGTGCGATGATGTGTAAGGCTTCCTGTGATGTTTTTGAGCCGGGTAATCATGCCAGTACTTTTGGCGGTAATCCTTTCGTTTGTGCAGCGGGTTTAGCGGTTTTACAGACTCTGGAAAAAGATAATATCCTTCAAAATGTTCAAGCTAGAGGAGAACAATTACGCACGAAATTAAGATCGATCGTCTCAAAATATCCTAAAATATTCTCAGAAGTAAGAGGCTGGGGATTAATCGATGGTATTGAAATCGAAAGGGATTTTGATTTAACCTCTGTGGATATTGTCAAAAAAGCTATGGAAAATGGTTTATTATTAGCTCCAGCAGGTCCAAAAGTATTGCGTTTTGTACCACCTCTTATTGTCTCAGCTGAAGAAATCGATCGAGCTAGTGAAATTTTAGAGAGTACGATCGCTTCTTTAGTAATCTAG